Proteins from one Bacteroidia bacterium genomic window:
- the clpB gene encoding ATP-dependent chaperone ClpB, with protein sequence MNLNNFTIKSQEAISSAQQLALAKSNQSIETGHILKGIFEVDEDVVPYLLKKLNVNVQSTEQIVDRILESYPKITGGNTYLSNNAAQALAKAQQFITESGDEFVSIEHLLLGLLSVKDQVSQLLKDAGVSESNLKAAIKELRKGSKVTSQSAEETYNSLAKYAQHLNKLAQTGKLDPVIGRDEEIRRVLQILSRRTKNNPILIGEPGVGKTAIAEGLAHRIVNGDVPENLKTKQIYSLDMGALVAGAKYKGEFEERLKSVVKEVIGSNGEIILFIDEIHTLVGAGGGGEGAMDAANILKPALARGELRAIGATTLNEYQKYFEKDKALERRFQKVMIEEPDTQDAISILRGLKEKYEVHHKVRIKDEAIIAAVELSQRYINDRFLPDKAIDLMDEAASKLRMEINSAPEELDELERRIRQLEIEREAIKRENDEKKLASLAEEIANLSEDRNRLKAKWQGEKDIVEQIQKAKTDIETYKFEADQAERQGDYGKVAEIRYGKIKEAENTVNTLMAQLAETQGGKPMIKEEVDSEDIAGVVSRWTGIPINKMLQSEREKLLHIEEELHRRVVGQNEAIEAIADAVRRSRAGLQDAKRPIGSFIFLGTTGVGKTEVAKALADYLFNNENAMTRIDMSEYQERHSVSRLVGAPPGYVGYDEGGQLTEAVRRKPYSLVLLDEIEKAHPDVFNILLQVLDDGRLTDNKGRVVNFKNTIIVMTSNLGSHLIQDNFEGLEEWNREEAIGKTRNEIFELLKKTIRPEFLNRIDDIIMFLPLTREDVHNIVVMQLDQLKERLKNADVSLSYTPEAVDWIAQLGYDPQFGARPVKRVIQKQVLNELSKYLLAGKVDKEKEIVLDMFDKQLVFRHQPVAEA encoded by the coding sequence CTTTCCAACAACGCCGCTCAGGCCCTGGCCAAAGCCCAACAGTTTATTACTGAATCAGGCGATGAATTCGTTTCCATCGAACACCTCTTGCTGGGTTTGTTGTCCGTAAAAGACCAGGTTTCCCAACTATTGAAAGATGCCGGTGTTTCCGAATCCAACCTCAAAGCAGCCATCAAAGAATTGCGCAAAGGTTCCAAAGTCACTTCCCAAAGCGCCGAAGAAACCTATAATTCCCTGGCCAAATACGCCCAACACCTCAACAAACTGGCCCAAACCGGTAAACTCGACCCGGTCATTGGCCGCGACGAAGAAATCCGTAGGGTGCTACAAATCCTTTCACGCCGTACCAAAAACAACCCCATCCTCATTGGTGAGCCCGGTGTAGGTAAAACAGCCATAGCTGAAGGACTTGCCCACCGCATCGTTAACGGCGACGTGCCCGAAAACCTCAAAACCAAGCAAATCTATTCCCTCGATATGGGAGCCCTGGTAGCCGGTGCCAAATACAAAGGCGAATTTGAAGAAAGGCTGAAAAGTGTGGTGAAGGAAGTCATTGGTTCCAATGGGGAAATTATCCTCTTCATCGACGAAATCCACACCCTGGTTGGCGCAGGTGGCGGAGGAGAAGGTGCTATGGATGCTGCCAACATCCTCAAACCTGCCCTGGCAAGAGGCGAACTCCGCGCCATAGGAGCCACCACCCTCAACGAATACCAAAAATACTTCGAAAAAGACAAAGCCCTCGAACGCCGTTTCCAAAAGGTGATGATCGAAGAGCCCGATACCCAGGATGCCATTTCTATCCTGCGCGGACTCAAGGAAAAATACGAAGTGCACCACAAAGTGCGCATCAAAGACGAAGCCATCATCGCAGCCGTGGAATTGTCGCAACGCTACATCAACGACCGTTTCCTGCCCGATAAAGCCATCGACCTAATGGACGAAGCCGCTTCCAAACTCCGCATGGAAATCAATTCCGCTCCCGAAGAGTTGGATGAACTGGAGCGCCGCATCCGCCAGTTGGAAATCGAGCGTGAAGCCATCAAACGCGAAAACGACGAGAAAAAGCTAGCCAGTCTGGCCGAAGAAATTGCCAACCTCAGCGAAGACCGCAACCGCCTCAAAGCCAAATGGCAAGGCGAAAAAGATATCGTGGAGCAAATCCAGAAGGCCAAAACAGATATTGAAACCTATAAGTTCGAAGCCGACCAGGCCGAGCGTCAGGGCGATTACGGAAAAGTAGCCGAAATCCGTTATGGCAAAATCAAGGAAGCCGAAAATACCGTCAACACCCTCATGGCCCAGCTTGCCGAAACCCAGGGCGGAAAACCCATGATCAAGGAAGAAGTAGATTCCGAAGACATAGCCGGGGTGGTAAGCCGTTGGACAGGCATTCCCATTAACAAAATGTTGCAAAGCGAGCGCGAGAAACTCCTGCATATCGAAGAAGAATTGCACCGCCGGGTAGTAGGACAAAACGAAGCCATTGAAGCCATTGCCGATGCCGTTCGCCGCAGCCGTGCCGGGTTACAGGATGCCAAGCGTCCCATAGGTTCATTCATCTTCCTGGGAACCACCGGGGTAGGTAAAACCGAGGTAGCCAAAGCCCTGGCCGACTACCTGTTCAACAACGAAAACGCCATGACCCGCATCGATATGAGTGAGTACCAGGAACGCCACAGCGTAAGCCGCCTGGTGGGTGCGCCTCCCGGATACGTGGGTTACGATGAAGGCGGACAACTGACCGAAGCCGTTCGACGCAAACCTTACAGCCTCGTGTTGTTAGACGAAATCGAAAAGGCCCATCCCGATGTGTTCAATATTTTGCTCCAGGTGCTCGACGATGGCCGCCTCACCGACAACAAAGGCCGGGTGGTGAATTTCAAAAACACCATCATCGTGATGACCAGCAATTTAGGTTCCCACCTCATCCAGGACAATTTCGAAGGACTGGAAGAGTGGAATAGGGAAGAGGCCATTGGCAAAACCAGGAACGAAATTTTCGAACTCTTGAAAAAGACCATACGTCCCGAGTTTTTGAACCGCATCGACGACATCATCATGTTCCTGCCCTTAACCCGCGAGGATGTGCACAACATCGTAGTGATGCAGCTCGACCAGTTGAAGGAGCGCTTAAAAAATGCCGATGTAAGCCTAAGTTACACCCCCGAGGCCGTAGATTGGATAGCCCAGTTGGGTTACGACCCACAGTTTGGTGCCCGTCCCGTGAAGCGCGTCATACAAAAGCAGGTATTAAACGAATTATCCAAGTACCTATTGGCCGGCAAGGTCGACAAGGAAAAAGAAATCGTGCTGGACATGTTCGACAAGCAATTGGTCTTCAGGCACCAGCCGGTAGCCGAGGCATAA
- a CDS encoding ATP-binding protein, with the protein MAKADYIVSLIKSHYNNEPERFTTVALQIAAHEAKLGHTLVANDIKSIIDKAKETKHKTKAFAPDFQGLIQENVPAVRLADMIASEDIKTKINRIISEFVQRDKLRKHDLENRRKILLSGPPGTGKTLTASIVANELNLPLYTILMDKMVTKFMGETSAKLRQVFDLIEQKQGVYLFDEFDAIGGERSRDNDVGEMRRVLNSFLQFIERDNSDSLIIAITNNKELLDQALFRRFDDVILYHLPNLKEKEELLKNRLSQFTKKIKFKDLLPNINGLSHAEISLACIDAIKETILNEKQQMNNDLILKAIKDRNAAYHK; encoded by the coding sequence ATGGCAAAAGCAGACTACATAGTATCGTTAATCAAATCGCATTACAACAATGAACCCGAAAGGTTCACGACCGTTGCATTGCAGATTGCTGCCCACGAAGCCAAACTGGGGCATACGCTTGTTGCCAACGACATAAAAAGCATTATTGACAAGGCAAAGGAAACCAAACACAAAACCAAAGCATTTGCACCCGATTTTCAGGGCTTGATTCAGGAAAACGTCCCTGCCGTAAGATTGGCGGATATGATTGCTTCTGAAGACATTAAAACCAAAATAAATCGCATCATTTCAGAGTTTGTGCAGCGTGATAAACTTCGCAAGCACGATTTGGAAAATCGCAGGAAAATTTTGCTTTCAGGTCCTCCCGGAACGGGCAAAACCCTTACAGCTTCCATTGTTGCCAACGAATTGAACCTGCCGCTTTACACTATTTTAATGGACAAAATGGTTACAAAGTTTATGGGCGAAACCAGTGCAAAATTGCGTCAGGTGTTTGATTTGATTGAGCAAAAACAAGGAGTCTATCTGTTTGATGAATTTGATGCCATTGGTGGCGAACGCAGCCGTGATAATGATGTGGGTGAAATGCGGAGGGTGTTAAATTCTTTTTTGCAATTTATTGAACGGGACAATTCCGACAGCTTGATTATTGCCATTACCAACAACAAAGAACTGTTAGACCAAGCCCTGTTCCGCAGGTTTGACGATGTAATTTTATACCACTTGCCAAATTTGAAAGAAAAAGAAGAATTGCTTAAAAACAGACTGTCGCAGTTTACTAAAAAAATAAAGTTTAAAGATTTATTACCTAACATAAACGGACTTAGTCACGCTGAAATATCGCTTGCCTGCATTGATGCCATTAAAGAAACGATTTTGAACGAAAAGCAGCAGATGAACAATGATTTAATTTTAAAAGCAATCAAAGACCGTAATGCAGCTTATCACAAATAA